A region of Maridesulfovibrio sp. DNA encodes the following proteins:
- a CDS encoding Rrf2 family transcriptional regulator, with product MRLTTRSRYGTRMILDIAMHCTAGPVRISDIASRQGLSTKYLEKLIRELKRAGFISSKRGPGGGHSLAMPPEDITVGAVVRSLEGDAGLVECLENDELCRRIEDCPTREVWIKASKAMYAALDEISIADLLKEGSFCIKTNPF from the coding sequence ATGAGACTGACAACAAGAAGCAGATACGGAACCCGAATGATATTGGACATAGCCATGCACTGTACCGCAGGCCCGGTCCGCATCAGTGATATTGCCAGCCGTCAGGGACTTTCAACCAAATATCTTGAAAAACTTATCCGCGAACTTAAGCGGGCCGGTTTCATTTCCAGTAAACGCGGCCCCGGAGGCGGACATTCGCTTGCCATGCCCCCGGAAGACATCACTGTAGGCGCGGTGGTCCGAAGTTTAGAAGGAGATGCAGGATTGGTTGAATGCCTTGAGAATGACGAACTCTGCCGACGCATCGAAGACTGCCCTACCCGCGAAGTCTGGATTAAAGCCAGCAAAGCCATGTATGCAGCTCTTGATGAAATATCCATAGCCGACCTGCTCAAGGAAGGTTCTTTTTGCATCAAAACAAACCCTTTCTAG
- a CDS encoding FAD-dependent protein → MSPKDNGKKEFDVIIVGGGPAGLFAAYYLGENTDLDVLVIEKGKASLKRHCPITGDQECIKCKPCNILSGVGGAGLFSDGKLNYIHKLGKTDLTQFMPVSEAKALIDETEEIFNRFNMDGQVYPTNMEEAKNIRKDALKHGIDLLLIKQKHLGSDNLPGHIAGMAEYCMDKGVTFRTGEHVEDILIENGELAGVVTKKAEYKAKNVILAPGRVGSEWMGSLAKKHDLAITQRGIEVGVRVEVHGDIMRDLCSVIYDPTFFIRTNTYDDQVRTFCTNQGGFVALENYQDFVCVNGHAYMDKKSENTNFAFLSKVVLEEPVTDNQAYGESIGKLATIIGGGKPILQRFGDLKRGRRSTWNRVRNSFVEPTMKNVTCGDIAMALPERIVRNLIEGLEKLNDVVPGVANEETLLYAPEIKFFSTQVETSNQLETALEGLFVAGDGPGVAGNIVSASATGIIPAKEIAKRAKK, encoded by the coding sequence ATGAGCCCGAAAGATAACGGGAAGAAAGAGTTTGATGTAATTATTGTCGGCGGCGGTCCTGCCGGACTGTTCGCAGCTTATTACCTTGGCGAGAATACCGACCTTGATGTTCTGGTCATTGAAAAGGGAAAGGCTTCTCTCAAAAGACATTGTCCCATAACCGGAGATCAGGAATGCATTAAATGCAAACCCTGCAACATACTTTCCGGTGTGGGCGGGGCGGGCCTTTTTTCTGACGGCAAGCTCAACTATATTCACAAGCTCGGTAAGACCGATCTTACCCAGTTTATGCCGGTTTCCGAGGCCAAGGCCCTGATTGACGAAACCGAAGAAATTTTTAATCGCTTCAACATGGACGGTCAGGTTTATCCTACCAACATGGAAGAGGCCAAAAATATCCGCAAAGATGCCCTGAAGCATGGCATTGATTTGCTGCTCATCAAGCAGAAGCACCTTGGCAGCGACAATCTGCCCGGCCACATTGCCGGAATGGCTGAGTACTGTATGGACAAAGGGGTAACCTTTCGTACCGGTGAGCACGTTGAGGATATCCTTATCGAAAACGGAGAACTGGCCGGTGTTGTGACCAAAAAAGCAGAATACAAGGCCAAAAACGTCATCCTTGCTCCGGGACGCGTAGGTTCCGAGTGGATGGGAAGCCTTGCCAAGAAGCATGATCTCGCCATTACTCAGCGTGGAATCGAGGTCGGTGTGCGAGTGGAAGTGCACGGGGACATCATGCGTGATCTCTGTTCCGTGATCTACGACCCCACCTTTTTTATCCGTACCAACACTTATGATGATCAGGTGCGTACCTTCTGCACCAACCAGGGCGGATTCGTGGCTCTTGAAAACTATCAGGATTTTGTCTGTGTAAACGGACATGCCTACATGGATAAGAAATCAGAAAATACCAACTTCGCTTTCCTGTCCAAAGTCGTGCTTGAAGAACCGGTTACCGACAATCAGGCTTACGGTGAATCTATCGGTAAGCTGGCTACCATCATCGGCGGCGGCAAGCCCATCCTGCAGCGTTTCGGCGATCTCAAGCGCGGACGCCGTTCCACATGGAACCGCGTACGCAACAGCTTTGTGGAACCGACCATGAAAAATGTTACCTGCGGTGATATTGCCATGGCGCTGCCCGAGCGTATTGTACGCAACCTCATCGAAGGTCTTGAGAAACTCAACGATGTAGTGCCCGGTGTGGCCAACGAGGAAACCCTGCTCTACGCACCTGAGATTAAGTTTTTCTCCACACAGGTGGAAACCAGCAACCAGCTCGAAACCGCTCTGGAAGGTCTCTTCGTGGCCGGCGACGGTCCCGGTGTTGCCGGAAACATCGTTTCCGCTTCCGCTACCGGAATTATACCTGCCAAAGAAATTGCCAAAAGAGCTAAGAAGTAA
- a CDS encoding sugar porter family MFS transporter — MSASPALNSKQSSSVIFVFLISASAALGGFLFGFDTAVINGAVVALGDHFKVGPVLVGMSVSLALIGSAIGALLSGTVSDRYGRIKPMLIAALLFTVSGIGAGLPVTVWDFIFWRFLGGVGIGLASAITPAYIAEISPANLRGSFGSLQQLAIVVGIFVAMLSNYMLVGLAGGSADNVLWFGFETWRWMFWAEVPPALLYGFAAMMIPESPRYLIASGSEEEAEGILSKVIGAKAHEKIAEVKESLKIECATSFAVLRCEGGLHPVVWLGLGLSVLQQFVGINIIFYYGSMLWRSVGFSEENSLWITVITGVVNIVTTLVAIALIDRVGRKPLLLAGSAGMVVTLGVLAYLFGAAPLDASGHPVLSGTLATTALYSANLYVFCFGFSWGPVVWVLLGEMFNNRIRASALALGAGAQWVANFMVSASFPALVEWAGLGFTYLIYAVFAAVSFFFVMSLVRETRGRELEDME, encoded by the coding sequence ATGTCTGCAAGTCCCGCCCTCAATTCAAAACAATCCTCTTCTGTCATTTTTGTGTTTCTTATTTCCGCTTCCGCTGCCCTCGGCGGCTTTCTCTTCGGATTTGATACTGCGGTAATAAACGGCGCAGTGGTCGCGCTGGGTGATCATTTCAAGGTCGGCCCGGTGCTGGTGGGTATGTCGGTTTCCCTCGCACTTATCGGCTCGGCAATCGGGGCTTTGCTTTCCGGGACTGTTTCTGACCGCTACGGGCGTATCAAGCCTATGTTGATCGCAGCTTTACTTTTTACCGTCAGCGGGATTGGGGCGGGGTTGCCTGTAACGGTCTGGGATTTTATTTTCTGGCGTTTTCTGGGCGGTGTGGGGATCGGGCTTGCCAGTGCAATTACTCCGGCTTACATCGCGGAAATTTCACCGGCCAATCTGCGCGGAAGTTTTGGCTCCTTGCAGCAGTTGGCTATTGTTGTCGGGATTTTTGTGGCCATGCTCAGTAACTACATGCTGGTGGGATTGGCCGGAGGATCGGCGGATAATGTGCTTTGGTTCGGTTTTGAAACATGGCGCTGGATGTTCTGGGCCGAAGTTCCGCCTGCTTTGCTTTACGGATTTGCGGCCATGATGATTCCTGAATCACCACGTTACCTGATTGCTTCCGGCAGTGAAGAAGAGGCCGAAGGTATCCTTTCGAAGGTTATCGGAGCGAAGGCCCATGAGAAGATCGCAGAAGTCAAGGAAAGTCTTAAAATAGAATGCGCTACTTCATTTGCGGTACTCAGGTGTGAAGGGGGACTTCATCCGGTGGTCTGGCTAGGGCTCGGGCTTTCGGTGCTGCAACAGTTCGTGGGAATCAACATCATTTTTTATTACGGCTCCATGCTCTGGCGCAGCGTAGGTTTTTCCGAGGAAAACTCTCTTTGGATCACGGTGATTACAGGGGTTGTGAACATTGTCACCACGCTGGTAGCCATTGCCCTTATTGACCGGGTGGGACGTAAGCCGCTCCTGCTGGCCGGGTCCGCCGGGATGGTTGTTACACTTGGTGTCCTTGCCTATTTGTTCGGGGCTGCCCCTCTTGATGCAAGCGGTCATCCGGTGCTGAGCGGAACCTTGGCAACTACCGCACTTTATTCTGCCAACCTTTATGTCTTCTGCTTCGGGTTTTCGTGGGGTCCGGTTGTCTGGGTGTTGCTTGGTGAGATGTTCAACAACCGCATCCGCGCCTCCGCCCTGGCTCTCGGGGCCGGGGCGCAATGGGTTGCTAATTTTATGGTTTCCGCTTCCTTTCCTGCCCTTGTGGAATGGGCCGGACTGGGATTTACCTACTTAATTTATGCTGTTTTCGCTGCGGTGTCTTTTTTCTTTGTCATGTCTCTTGTCCGAGAAACGCGGGGGCGGGAATTGGAAGATATGGAATAA
- a CDS encoding sigma-54 dependent transcriptional regulator, protein MALNLGGIIGNSPALKEVFAILAKVAPTDSTVLVTGESGTGKELLVRALHRNSKRKEKPFVPVNCGAIPKELLESELFGHEKGAFTHAVRSRPGRFELADGGTIFLDEIGEMDLSLQVKILRVLQEKEIERVGGTSIKKVDVRIVAATNRDLEIEVAAGRFREDLFYRLNVIPMHLPPLRERGGDVLLLAKHFLGRFCEDKNTEPLGIQSDAADMLVSYSWPGNVRELENFMERMCILCDENEIVPDDLPEKIWKDVGREPKKKVVELMQPVGFSWPTLADLEEQGASGLKDFLERIEDRLMIEALEKAGGVKNKAAELLGVKRTTLIEKIKKRDLEV, encoded by the coding sequence ATGGCTCTTAATTTAGGTGGAATAATTGGAAACAGTCCTGCGCTTAAGGAGGTCTTTGCGATTCTCGCAAAGGTGGCGCCTACAGACAGTACCGTGCTGGTCACCGGGGAATCCGGCACGGGTAAGGAACTGCTTGTACGTGCTTTGCACCGCAACAGTAAACGCAAGGAAAAGCCTTTTGTTCCGGTAAACTGCGGGGCTATCCCCAAGGAATTGCTGGAGTCAGAACTTTTTGGTCATGAGAAAGGAGCCTTTACCCATGCGGTACGCTCCCGTCCTGGACGTTTTGAACTTGCGGACGGGGGAACCATTTTTCTTGATGAAATCGGGGAAATGGATCTTAGTCTTCAGGTTAAAATATTAAGGGTCCTGCAGGAAAAAGAAATTGAACGTGTAGGCGGCACTTCCATCAAAAAGGTGGATGTGCGCATTGTGGCCGCAACCAACCGAGACCTCGAAATCGAAGTGGCCGCCGGAAGATTCCGCGAGGATCTTTTTTACCGTTTGAATGTCATTCCCATGCATCTACCGCCATTGCGTGAACGAGGCGGGGATGTTCTTTTGCTGGCCAAACATTTTCTTGGACGCTTCTGTGAAGACAAGAATACGGAGCCGCTCGGTATTCAAAGCGATGCTGCCGATATGCTGGTGTCATATTCCTGGCCCGGAAACGTCCGGGAACTTGAAAATTTTATGGAACGCATGTGTATCCTTTGTGATGAGAATGAGATCGTTCCAGATGACCTGCCTGAAAAGATCTGGAAGGATGTGGGTAGGGAGCCGAAGAAAAAGGTTGTTGAACTTATGCAGCCTGTCGGTTTCAGCTGGCCTACCCTTGCGGATCTGGAAGAACAGGGGGCCTCAGGGCTCAAGGATTTTCTTGAAAGGATTGAAGACCGCCTCATGATAGAGGCCCTTGAAAAGGCCGGCGGGGTGAAAAATAAAGCCGCAGAACTCCTCGGGGTAAAGCGGACTACGCTCATTGAGAAGATCAAAAAGAGGGATCTGGAAGTATAA
- a CDS encoding tetratricopeptide repeat protein yields MAAVFWFACPHPGYALEYFADTKADMDSIRLVFDQKSLNGKVVRTGRQQITISFPKNALKGEKAPTPAPLSPLRIVNSLKMGPSSITIGTRTSAFGFIRMPAGNGQMQIQFFRDPIGSKWRSPKEKAEREAERKKAAQKKAAAREAARNKAAAKRAAEKKAVPPKKETPKIAEQVPQPPVIDEVDLPEDEESAPLKQELGQAQDISDPVQQVPVQPKKRPFYSVPYTYRAPVAMVGPGQAQPVDTSAPPARAGGSVRRGSVNGNGGIAGGEINPPDGASAGGAVAPPPVDEGSDGSTALEGTAYEEEFPENEAASDAVESPQKAEGSVSGQASGQIAPPDSGTSGQVSGQIAPPDSGTSSQASGQIAPPDSGTSGQVSGRIAPPDSGTSGQVSGQIAPPDSGTSGQVSGRIAPPDSGTSGQVSGRITPPDSGTSGQVSGRIAPPDSGVSGQEAPAPQDENSVEATNYPPFKDEGAVEGQAPATEADSLDTGAGDVRDEAVEGEQGADGSDAYPVEDSEQLASDGNVVDGEEGADGQQELSPEDRIKVAKGVLLAAEGSLDEGEVEAAISGFTEVSLMKDLPQDLRLRALYGKAEALTEFNRQALADNYGEISSAWMEAMNADTKSPNVPMALLNLGLLNLKVGNMPEAKAYFNLLKSQYPNDPNIPYISYYWGEYYLGMKEYEKAADQFQYLVQMYPDSKIVRDAALGLAKALDALGYDEQAFQIIDYIDKRWPRFYIEDLHFLLMSANTQNRLGKIGDALDNYWAYYNLSPEAPEADIVLARIGDIYLKTGQKAAAKEIYEKAAKDFPDKEGGLVSMMRLAEEGIYDDPSMSQMDKVFDRPYNLRPQKIYTHIIEKFPESQLAPLAQLKLGMWYYWNKKYGDCLGAVQDFLDKYPRSGLRDRASELGTRVFDMAVPDLVKDENYGRVVSYWNKYAEKNNEGKDVNDETRLGVALSFWKKEQPQKALELIDRYLQGEEVPKYSAMALDMALGIYVDEQAWSKVTELVDLAKDKWKLDPKQKIHIEYAQAMAYENLGETELSTPLWAGLASNLLLPESSRAYAMYFMAKSAMKKKELKRVFVYAQEALSMLLETGGDREKIKDCILMTIFAAESSGRYREALKWAAEYDKYIPLSDPEWASSRFRLAQLYEKAGATAEWKKLMEEVAEKKPGDLYGRLATSALATHKLEQDASKFQPEPAFQ; encoded by the coding sequence ATGGCAGCCGTGTTCTGGTTTGCCTGCCCTCATCCGGGTTACGCCTTGGAGTATTTTGCTGATACCAAGGCTGACATGGATTCCATTCGTCTTGTCTTCGATCAAAAGAGTCTTAACGGTAAAGTTGTCCGTACCGGACGGCAGCAGATTACTATCTCTTTCCCCAAAAATGCGCTTAAGGGTGAAAAGGCTCCAACTCCGGCCCCGCTCTCACCTTTACGAATTGTCAATTCCCTGAAAATGGGGCCCAGTTCCATTACCATCGGAACGCGTACCAGCGCTTTCGGCTTCATTCGCATGCCTGCCGGTAACGGTCAGATGCAAATTCAGTTTTTCCGTGATCCGATCGGTTCCAAATGGCGTTCTCCCAAAGAAAAAGCAGAGCGTGAAGCCGAACGTAAAAAAGCTGCCCAAAAGAAGGCAGCGGCAAGAGAGGCTGCACGTAATAAGGCCGCTGCAAAGCGTGCTGCTGAGAAGAAGGCTGTTCCTCCAAAGAAGGAAACCCCAAAGATTGCTGAACAGGTTCCGCAACCTCCGGTTATCGATGAAGTAGATCTGCCGGAAGATGAAGAGTCTGCACCGCTTAAGCAGGAGCTTGGGCAGGCGCAGGATATATCTGATCCTGTGCAGCAGGTACCGGTTCAGCCGAAAAAACGTCCTTTTTATTCTGTGCCTTATACTTACCGTGCTCCGGTTGCCATGGTAGGTCCCGGGCAGGCACAGCCTGTTGATACTTCCGCTCCACCGGCACGGGCGGGGGGAAGTGTCCGGCGTGGTTCTGTTAATGGAAATGGCGGAATTGCAGGAGGAGAAATCAATCCTCCTGACGGAGCCTCTGCAGGTGGAGCCGTTGCACCTCCTCCGGTAGATGAGGGTAGTGATGGATCAACTGCTCTGGAGGGAACTGCCTACGAAGAAGAATTTCCTGAAAATGAGGCCGCTTCCGATGCGGTTGAGTCACCGCAGAAGGCTGAAGGCAGTGTTTCCGGTCAAGCCAGCGGTCAGATTGCTCCGCCTGATTCCGGTACATCCGGTCAGGTCAGCGGTCAGATTGCTCCGCCTGATTCCGGTACTTCCAGTCAAGCCAGCGGTCAGATTGCTCCGCCTGATTCCGGTACTTCCGGTCAAGTCAGCGGTCGGATTGCTCCGCCTGATTCCGGTACTTCCGGTCAGGTTAGCGGTCAGATTGCTCCACCTGATTCCGGTACTTCCGGACAGGTCAGCGGTCGGATTGCTCCACCTGATTCCGGTACTTCCGGTCAGGTCAGCGGTCGGATAACTCCGCCTGATTCCGGTACTTCCGGTCAAGTCAGCGGTAGGATAGCGCCTCCTGATTCCGGTGTTTCCGGTCAGGAGGCTCCGGCTCCGCAGGATGAGAACTCAGTCGAAGCAACGAATTATCCTCCATTTAAGGATGAAGGGGCGGTTGAAGGTCAGGCTCCTGCAACCGAGGCAGATTCCCTTGATACCGGTGCCGGTGATGTCCGCGATGAGGCCGTAGAGGGTGAGCAGGGTGCTGATGGATCAGATGCTTATCCTGTGGAAGATTCAGAGCAGTTGGCCAGTGACGGTAATGTTGTCGATGGAGAGGAAGGAGCCGATGGTCAGCAGGAACTTAGCCCTGAAGACCGGATTAAAGTAGCTAAAGGTGTTCTGCTTGCAGCTGAAGGGTCTCTTGATGAAGGGGAGGTTGAAGCTGCAATATCCGGATTTACGGAAGTTTCCCTTATGAAGGATTTGCCGCAGGATTTGCGCTTACGCGCTCTTTACGGCAAGGCGGAAGCCTTGACCGAATTCAACCGTCAGGCGTTGGCCGATAATTATGGTGAAATATCCAGCGCGTGGATGGAAGCCATGAATGCTGATACCAAATCGCCCAATGTGCCTATGGCCCTGCTGAATCTGGGATTGCTCAACCTGAAAGTGGGCAACATGCCTGAGGCGAAGGCTTATTTCAATCTGCTTAAGTCCCAGTATCCCAACGATCCCAATATTCCGTATATCAGTTATTACTGGGGTGAATATTACCTCGGTATGAAGGAATATGAAAAGGCCGCGGACCAGTTTCAATATCTTGTTCAAATGTACCCGGACAGCAAGATTGTCCGCGATGCCGCACTTGGCCTTGCCAAGGCCCTTGATGCTCTCGGTTATGATGAGCAGGCTTTTCAGATTATTGACTATATTGATAAACGCTGGCCCCGGTTTTATATCGAAGACCTGCATTTCCTGCTCATGTCGGCCAACACCCAGAACAGGCTGGGCAAGATTGGTGATGCTCTGGATAATTATTGGGCTTACTATAACCTCTCGCCGGAAGCCCCGGAAGCGGATATTGTCCTTGCCCGTATCGGAGATATTTATCTCAAGACGGGCCAGAAAGCTGCAGCTAAAGAAATTTACGAAAAAGCGGCCAAAGATTTTCCCGATAAAGAAGGTGGACTGGTATCCATGATGCGTCTTGCTGAGGAGGGCATTTACGATGATCCCAGCATGAGCCAGATGGATAAGGTTTTTGATCGTCCTTACAACCTGCGTCCTCAAAAAATTTACACCCATATCATTGAAAAATTTCCGGAAAGTCAGCTGGCTCCTCTGGCTCAGCTAAAGCTGGGTATGTGGTACTACTGGAACAAGAAGTATGGTGATTGTCTTGGTGCAGTTCAGGATTTTCTGGATAAATATCCCCGCAGCGGATTACGTGACCGGGCCAGTGAACTCGGCACCCGTGTCTTTGACATGGCCGTTCCTGATCTGGTCAAGGACGAGAATTATGGCCGGGTGGTCAGCTATTGGAATAAGTACGCCGAGAAAAATAATGAAGGCAAAGATGTCAACGACGAGACAAGACTCGGCGTGGCGTTAAGTTTCTGGAAAAAAGAGCAGCCCCAAAAGGCTTTGGAGTTGATTGACCGCTACCTGCAGGGTGAGGAAGTCCCCAAATATTCAGCCATGGCCCTTGATATGGCTTTAGGTATTTATGTGGACGAGCAGGCCTGGAGCAAGGTCACCGAGCTTGTCGATCTTGCCAAGGATAAGTGGAAGCTTGATCCCAAGCAGAAGATTCATATAGAATATGCACAGGCCATGGCTTATGAGAATCTCGGTGAAACCGAGCTCAGCACTCCGCTCTGGGCCGGATTGGCTTCCAATCTGCTGCTGCCTGAATCTTCACGTGCTTACGCCATGTACTTTATGGCCAAGTCTGCTATGAAGAAAAAGGAATTAAAGCGGGTTTTTGTTTACGCTCAGGAAGCATTATCCATGCTCCTTGAAACCGGGGGAGACCGGGAAAAGATCAAGGATTGCATCCTGATGACTATTTTTGCGGCTGAAAGTTCCGGGCGTTACCGGGAAGCTCTCAAATGGGCTGCTGAGTATGACAAATACATCCCGCTTTCTGACCCGGAATGGGCTTCATCCCGTTTTCGTCTTGCCCAGCTTTATGAAAAGGCCGGGGCCACAGCTGAATGGAAAAAGTTAATGGAAGAAGTTGCTGAGAAGAAGCCGGGTGACCTTTACGGACGTCTTGCCACATCAGCACTGGCAACACACAAGCTTGAGCAGGATGCTTCGAAATTCCAGCCGGAACCGGCGTTTCAATAA
- the amrB gene encoding AmmeMemoRadiSam system protein B, which translates to MNRQPVVAGRFYPDSPEQLRRELEMYMGTPVQDLDSKPDRLVMVPHAGYMFSGYPCGKTLAQSKLASRVFLLGPNHTGLGSPLSVWDKGSWEFPGGKLDVDEGLALKLIESGAGFTANEKAHSREHSLEVIVPFLHYLNPRVKIVPVCVSEASPTNLRKAGEAIAELMEDSPEPVSMVVSSDMSHFISADQAKKLDSMALEAIIRMDPSDLYSIVSSNQISMCGVLPMTMAMFAAKKLGATSGRLIDYSNSGKATGDYERVVAYAGVIIK; encoded by the coding sequence ATGAACAGACAGCCCGTTGTTGCCGGACGTTTTTATCCGGACAGTCCTGAACAGCTCCGCAGGGAACTTGAAATGTATATGGGAACCCCTGTACAGGATTTGGATTCAAAGCCGGACCGTCTGGTTATGGTTCCCCACGCCGGGTACATGTTTTCCGGTTATCCTTGCGGCAAAACCCTTGCCCAGAGCAAACTGGCTTCCAGAGTCTTCCTGCTGGGTCCGAATCATACCGGGCTGGGATCGCCTTTATCTGTTTGGGATAAGGGCAGCTGGGAATTTCCCGGCGGTAAGCTGGATGTGGACGAAGGACTGGCCCTAAAGCTGATTGAAAGCGGTGCCGGGTTCACAGCTAATGAGAAAGCCCATTCACGGGAGCATTCTCTCGAGGTAATCGTCCCTTTTCTGCATTACCTGAACCCGCGCGTTAAAATTGTTCCGGTCTGCGTTTCTGAAGCCTCGCCAACAAATTTGCGTAAAGCCGGTGAAGCGATTGCCGAACTTATGGAAGACAGCCCTGAGCCTGTTTCCATGGTGGTCAGTTCCGATATGAGTCATTTTATTTCTGCCGATCAGGCCAAGAAGCTCGACTCCATGGCACTTGAGGCGATTATTCGTATGGACCCGTCCGACCTGTATTCCATTGTCTCGTCCAACCAGATAAGCATGTGTGGAGTCCTGCCCATGACCATGGCTATGTTTGCAGCCAAAAAGCTGGGTGCCACCTCAGGCAGGCTTATTGATTACAGCAATTCAGGTAAAGCCACAGGGGATTATGAACGGGTGGTAGCCTATGCCGGGGTCATCATTAAATAA
- a CDS encoding hydantoinase/oxoprolinase family protein, producing MSFESGYAIGIDTGGTYTDTVVVKCDDSSVVATAKSPTTHHDLSLGLASSLDKAMKESGISPDEVNLVSVSTTLATNAIVENKGARVGLFMIGTTKALKLPVVTLRYVKGGHKITGMEEDPLDIESLVDGIQDMAGHVDAYAVCSAMSIKNPAHELIAEKAISLTDQKPVFCSHTISTRAGQAERAATAVLNARLMPVMKDFLAGVGKALNERGLGSSVVVVRGNATPMSMEEAVQRAAETFASGPASTAYYGSIYSPEKDALIVDVGGTTTDVTLIRNSQPTIQESGSIIGDWETHVEAVEMFTVGVGGDSFARINRSGNFEVGPGRVVPLCMAGDISAPEKWIGKGHESHLLKTGPSADTSSDDAVLKYLFENGPSTFGQIMTGTGLGEIGLGGKVQKLVREQLVEEVGFTPTDALHVQGQLEIGDKSVSEAAAAILGKEYDLDAAGFAEMVLTETRVKIENAMLEHIVRKEIGGNMAGFISGRAASPLVSFDASLNLPIVGIGAAAQKLLPEVAEKLHTEAVFPAHHEVGNALGAIKMALDNLRKDSCNE from the coding sequence ATGAGTTTTGAGAGCGGTTATGCGATCGGTATTGATACCGGCGGAACCTACACTGATACTGTAGTTGTAAAATGTGATGATTCGAGCGTGGTGGCCACGGCCAAATCCCCTACCACACACCACGATTTAAGTCTTGGGCTGGCTTCCTCTCTGGATAAGGCCATGAAGGAAAGCGGGATCAGCCCGGACGAGGTTAATCTTGTCTCTGTTTCCACCACTTTGGCAACCAATGCCATTGTGGAGAACAAAGGGGCTCGGGTCGGCCTGTTTATGATCGGCACCACCAAGGCGCTTAAGCTGCCTGTAGTTACACTGCGTTATGTAAAGGGCGGACATAAAATCACCGGCATGGAAGAAGACCCGCTGGATATTGAATCACTTGTGGACGGTATACAGGACATGGCGGGGCATGTTGACGCGTACGCTGTCTGCTCGGCCATGAGCATCAAGAATCCCGCCCACGAACTCATAGCAGAAAAAGCTATTTCCCTGACCGATCAGAAACCGGTTTTCTGCTCCCATACCATCAGTACCCGCGCCGGACAGGCTGAGCGTGCGGCCACAGCAGTACTCAATGCCCGGCTTATGCCGGTGATGAAAGATTTTCTGGCCGGAGTCGGCAAGGCTCTTAACGAGCGCGGTCTCGGTTCTTCCGTGGTTGTTGTGCGCGGAAACGCCACACCCATGAGCATGGAAGAAGCTGTGCAGCGCGCGGCGGAAACTTTTGCCAGCGGCCCGGCATCCACTGCCTACTACGGCTCTATTTATTCACCGGAAAAGGATGCCCTCATTGTTGACGTAGGCGGTACCACCACCGACGTGACCTTGATCCGTAATTCCCAGCCTACCATTCAGGAGAGCGGTTCCATCATCGGCGACTGGGAGACCCACGTCGAAGCGGTCGAGATGTTCACCGTGGGTGTGGGTGGCGACAGCTTTGCGCGTATTAACAGGTCCGGTAATTTTGAAGTGGGTCCGGGCAGGGTTGTGCCTCTCTGCATGGCCGGGGATATTTCCGCACCGGAAAAATGGATCGGCAAAGGCCATGAATCCCATCTGTTGAAGACCGGACCTTCAGCGGACACAAGTTCCGACGATGCTGTTCTGAAATATCTTTTTGAAAACGGCCCATCCACCTTCGGCCAGATCATGACCGGAACCGGGCTGGGTGAAATCGGTCTTGGCGGCAAGGTACAGAAACTTGTGCGTGAGCAGTTGGTGGAAGAAGTGGGCTTCACTCCCACCGATGCCCTGCATGTTCAGGGACAGCTTGAAATCGGAGACAAGTCTGTTTCCGAAGCTGCTGCCGCTATTCTGGGCAAAGAGTATGATCTTGATGCAGCCGGCTTTGCGGAAATGGTCCTTACGGAGACAAGGGTCAAGATTGAAAATGCCATGCTCGAACACATTGTGCGCAAGGAGATCGGCGGCAATATGGCCGGATTCATTTCCGGGCGTGCGGCAAGCCCGCTGGTCAGCTTTGACGCATCTCTGAATCTTCCCATAGTGGGAATCGGCGCTGCCGCGCAGAAATTGCTGCCTGAAGTTGCTGAGAAACTGCATACCGAAGCTGTCTTTCCTGCCCATCACGAAGTTGGCAATGCTCTGGGGGCTATCAAGATGGCTCTGGATAATTTGAGAAAGGATAGTTGTAATGAGTAG